The following proteins come from a genomic window of Thermus sp. LT1-2-5:
- a CDS encoding DUF4870 domain-containing protein, which yields MEQPTPFSDTERTWAAVAHLAPLVGYFVLIGQILLPLAILLWGPRTAFVQAHAKEALNGQISYTLYGVALVLLAITVVGLILAVPLGLVLVGVALWNMVQGALAAGRGEMYRYALILRLVP from the coding sequence CTTGGGCGGCGGTGGCTCACCTGGCACCTTTGGTAGGGTACTTCGTACTCATCGGCCAGATCCTGCTACCCCTGGCCATCCTCCTTTGGGGTCCTCGAACTGCCTTTGTGCAGGCCCACGCCAAGGAGGCTTTAAACGGCCAGATTAGCTACACCTTGTATGGTGTCGCCTTGGTTCTGCTAGCCATCACCGTGGTTGGCCTGATCTTGGCTGTACCCCTGGGCCTGGTGCTCGTGGGGGTGGCTTTATGGAACATGGTGCAGGGAGCCTTGGCGGCTGGACGAGGAGAGATGTACCGCTATGCCCTCATTCTGCGGTTGGTGCCTTGA